A single genomic interval of Apis cerana isolate GH-2021 linkage group LG14, AcerK_1.0, whole genome shotgun sequence harbors:
- the LOC108004418 gene encoding uncharacterized protein LOC108004418, translated as MAAATMSHVFDYENELNDNLYNLKMSGKGATTPKRVRSVLRPILRLLKKRTSRGKVGGKGQKAMPQVEIFTEEVDNQNNANEALERRLLAELQDAEEGAAITVCLDGQMTVVPVVPGQCYVPVHFAHTHAGDFYWTTLSMTDSDLCYKERAFSQHQTPEMQVA; from the coding sequence ATGGCCGCCGCCACTATGAGCCACGTGTTCGATTACGAGAACGAGCTGAACGATAATCTGTACAATCTGAAGATGTCGGGCAAAGGTGCCACGACCCCGAAACGGGTGAGGAGCGTGTTGAGACCGATTCTGAGGCTGTTGAAGAAGAGGACGAGCAGAGGGAAGGTCGGAGGGAAGGGACAGAAGGCGATGCCGCAGGTTGAGATCTTCACCGAGGAGGTTGACAATCAGAACAATGCCAACGAGGCGTTGGAGAGGAGATTGTTGGCCGAGCTTCAAGATGCCGAGGAGGGGGCCGCTATCACTGTCTGCTTGGACGGCCAGATGACAGTTGTACCCGTTGTTCCTGGCCAGTGCTACGTGCCCGTACATTTCGCGCACACCCACGCAGGGGACTTCTACTGGACGACCCTGAGCATGACCGACAGTGATCTGTGCTACAAGGAGCGCGCCTTCTCGCAGCATCAGACACCTGAGATGCAGGTTGCGTGA